A part of Zonotrichia leucophrys gambelii isolate GWCS_2022_RI chromosome 7, RI_Zleu_2.0, whole genome shotgun sequence genomic DNA contains:
- the ATG9A gene encoding autophagy-related protein 9A has protein sequence MAHFETQYQRLESSSTESPPGGGDLLVHVPEGAKSPWHHIENLDLFFSRVYNLHQKNGFTCMLIGEIFELMQFIFVVAFTTFLISCVDYDILFANKALNHSQHPTEPIKVTLPDAFLPPNVCSARIQANSFLICILVIAGVFWIHRLVKFIYNICCYWEIHSFYINALKIPMSTLPYYTWQEVQARIVQIQKEHQICIHKKELTELDIYHRILRFKNYMVAMVNKSLLPIRFRLPLLGDTVFYTRGLKYNFELIFFWGPGSLFENEWSLKAEYKRAGNRLELAEKLSTRILWIGIANFLLCPLILIWQILYAFFSYTEILKREPGSLGARCWSLYGRCYLRHFNELDHELHSRLSKGYKPASKYMNCFISPLLTIVAKNVAFFAGSILAVLIALTIYDEDVLAVEHVLTTVTLLGVGITVCRSFIPDQHLVFCPEQLLRVILAHIHYMPDHWQGNAHRYETRDEFAQLFQYKAVFILEELLSPIITPLILIICLRPKSLDIVDFFRNFTVEVVGVGDTCSFAQMDVRQHGHPAWMSAGKTEASIYQQAEDGKTELSLMHFAITNPKWQPPRESTAFIGFLKERVHRDSSVALAQQAVLPENALFSSIQSLQSESEPHSLIANVIAGSSALGFHMSRDGQASRHLSEVASALRSFSPLQSAQQPSSGFQASGREGEGAQPRGASAMTASGADARTVSSGSSAWEGQLQSMILSEYASTEMSLHALYMHELHKQHAQLEPERHTWHRRESDESGESAHEELDTQRGGPVPIPRSASYPFSSPRQPAEETATLQTGFQRRYGGITDPGTVHRAPSHFSRLPLGGWAEDGQSARHPEPVPEESSEDELPPQIHKV, from the exons ATGGCCCACTTCGAGACGCAGTACCAGCGCCTGGAAAGCTCCTCCACCGAGTCTCCCCCCGGCGGCGGCGACCTGCTCGTCCACGTCCCCGAGGGCGCCAAGT CTCCGTGGCATCACATCGAGAACCTCGACCTGTTCTTCTCTCG CGTCTATAACCTGCATCAGAAGAATGGCTTCACTTGCATGCTCATTGGAGAGATCTTTGAGCTCAT GCAGTTCATCTTTGTGGTAGCATTCACCACTTTTCTTATCAGCTGTGTTGATTATGACATCCTCTTTGCCAACAAAGCATTAAATCATAGCCAGCATCCCACTGAGCCCATTAAGGTGACTCTGCCAGATGCCTTCCTGCCTCCAAATGTCTGCAGTGCAAG AATCCAGGCAAACAGCTTCCTCATCTGCATCCTGGTGATAGCTGGGGTTTTCTGGATCCACCGACTCGTCAAATTTATCTACAATATCTGCTGCTACTGGGAGATTCACTCTTTCTACATCAATGCCCTGAAGATCCCCATG TCCACCCTGCCCTACTACACCTGGCAGGAGGTGCAGGCCCGCATTGTGCAGATCCAGAAGGAGCACCAGATCTGCATCCACAAGAAGGAGCTGACCGAGCTGGACATCTATCACCGCATCCTCCGCTTCAAGAACTACATGGTGGCCATGGTGAACAAGTCACTGCTGCCCATCCGCTTCCGCCTGCCCCTGCTGGGAGACACTGTCTTCTACACACGTGGGCTCAAGTACAACTTTGAGCTcatcttcttctggggccctgGCTCCCTCTTTGAGAACGAGTGGAGCCTGAAGGCTGAATACAAGCGGGCTGGGAACCGCCTGGAGCTGGCTGAGAAGCTCAGCACCCGCATCCTCTGGATTGGCATTGCTAACTTCCTCCTCTGCCCCCTCATCCTCATCTGGCAGATCCTCTATGCTTTCTTCAGCTACACGGAGATCCTGAAGCGGGAGCCGGGCAGCCTGGGCGCCCGCTGCTGGTCTCTCTATGGCCGCTGTTACCTGCGTCACTTCAACGAGCTGGATCATGAACTGCACTCGCGCCTCAGCAAGGGGTACAAGCCAGCTTCCAAGTACATGAACTGCTTTATCTCCCCGCTTCTCACCATCGTGGCCAAGAACGTGGCCTTCTTTGCTGGCTccatcctggctgtgctcatCGCTCTCACCATCTATGATGAGGACGTGCTTGCGGTCGAGCACGTCCTGACCACGGTCACCCTGCTCGGGGTGGGCATCACTGTGTGCAG GTCTTTCATCCCTGACCAGCACCTGGTCttctgcccagagcagctgctgcgaGTTATCCTGGCACACATCCACTACATGCCTGACCACTGGCAGGGCAATGCCCACCGCTACGAGACCAGGGATGAGTTTGCCCAGCTCTTCCAGTACAAAGCG GTCTTCATCCTGGAAGAGCTCCTGAGTCCCATCATTACCCCTTTGATCCTCATCATCTGCCTGCGGCCCAAGTCCTTGGACATTGTTGACTTCTTCCGTAACTTCACCGTGGAGGTGGTGGGTGTGGGTGACACCTGCTCCTTTGCCCAGATGGACGTGCGCCAGCACGGCCACCCTGCG TGGATGTCAGCAGGAAAGACGGAGGCCTCCATTTACCAGCAGGCAGAAGATGGCAAGACAGAGCTGTCCCTCATGCACTTTGCCATCACCAACCCCAAGTGGCAGCCACCCCGCGAGAGCACAGCCTTCATCGGCTTCCTGAAGGAGCGGGTGCACCGGGACAGCAGCGTGGCCCTGGCTCAGCAGGCTGTGCTCCCTGAAAATGCCCTCTTCAGCTCCATCCAGTCCCTGCAGTCAGAGTCAGAG CCTCACAGCCTGATTGCCAATGTGATAGCAGGCTCCTCAGCACTGGGCTTCCACATGAGCCGGGACGGACAGGCTTCCCGCCATCTCTCAGAAGTGGCCTCGGCTCTGCGTTCCTTCTCCCCGCTCCAGTCTGCCCAGCAGCCTTCCAGTGGCTTCCAGGCAtcgggaagggaaggagaaggagcccagCCTCGTGGTGCCAGTGCCATGACAGCCTCTGG TGCTGATGCAAGGACTGTGAGCTCGGGGAGCAGCGCCTGGGAGGGTCAACTGCAGAGCATGATCCTGTCGGAGTATGCCTCGACTGAGATGAGTCTTCATGCACTCTACATGCACGAG TTGCACAAGCAGcatgcccagctggagcccGAGCGGCACACTTGGCACCGCCGGGAGAGTGACGAGAGTGGGGAGAGTGCCCACGAAGAGCTGGACACTCAGCGGGGCGGCCCCGTCCCCATTCCCCGCTCTGCCAGCTACCCCTTCTCCTCACCACGGCAGCCTGCCGAGGAGACAGCCACGCTGCAGACGGGCTTCCAGCGCCGATACGGTGGCATCACAG ACCCAGGCACAGTGCACAGAGCCCCATCACATTTCTCCCGCCTTCCTCTGGGAGGCTGGGCCGAGGACGGGCAGTCAGCGAGGCACCCAGAGCCTGTGCCAGAGGAGAGCTCAGAGGATGAACTTCCGCCACAGATTCACAAG GTATAG
- the ABCB6 gene encoding ATP-binding cassette sub-family B member 6 yields the protein MAVLGGYCEGNNSITQAWVQQGFQPCFFFTLVPSVLLSVCLLLGALQYACYARFSRAMEPKYIPRSRLYRGQVLLSLLLALQPFGGLLWQGVGLRQLYGYMLLYACLWALSWGCAIALLQLEHTRVLAHDRTRGHGTVLLLFWALAFAAENLTLVCWRSPLWWWALEDTNQKVQFGFWLLRYVCTFMLFILGMKAPGLPHKPYMLLINEEERDVENSQPLLTDGSRTTSTWKDFRRKLRLLVPYMWPRGNHLLQGLVLFCMALMGLERAINVFVPIYYKNIVNELTMGAPWHTLAWTVCSYVGLKFLQGGGAGSTGFVSNMRTFLWVWVQQFTNRQVQVQLFSHLHGLSLRWHLGRRTGEVLRSVDRGTSSINSLLSYIIFSIVPTIADIVISIVYFTSVFSAWFGLIIFVCMSLYLTLTIFITEWRTKYRRDMNTRDNEAKSRAVDSLLNFETVKYYNAESYEVNRFNDAIVKYQVSEWKVSASLGLLNQTQNLVIGLGLLAGSLLCAYFVTEDKLQVGDFVLFGTYIIQLYTPLNWFGTYYRMIQNSFVDMENMFELFHEEQEVKDVVNASDLRLEAGQIEFENVHFSYIDGKEILQDVSFSVMPGQTLALVGPSGSGKSTIIRLLFRFYDVRGGCIRIDGQDISQVKQASLRAHIGVVPQDTVLFNDTIANNIRYGRILATDQEVQEAARAADIHDRILSFPDGYNTQVGERGLKLSGGEKQRVAIARTILKGPHIILLDEATSALDTETERNIQASLAKVCAHRTTIVVAHRLSTVVGADQILVLKDGHIVERGRHEELLQKGGVYAGMWLQQQTGDEGESKEHHTEKPQSSKKVS from the exons ATGGCCGTGCTGGGGGGCTACTGTGAAGGCAACAACTCCATCACCCAGGCCTGGGTCCAGCAGggcttccagccctgcttcttCTTCACGTTGGTGccatctgtgctgctgagcgTCTGCCTGTTGCTGGGTGCCCTGCAGTATGCCTGCTACGCCCGCTTCAGCCGTGCCATGGAGCCCAAGTACATTCCCCGCTCTCGCCTCTACCGTGGCCAGgtcctgctgtcactgctcctggccctgcagcccttTGGTGGGCTGCTGTGGCAAGGAGTGGGGCTGAGACAGCTCTATGGGTATATGTTGCTGTATGCCTGCCTCTGGGccctcagctggggctgtgccattgccctcctgcagctggagcacacCCGGGTGCTGGCCCATGACCGAACACGGGGCCATGGCACCGTCCTCCTCCTCTTTTGGGCACTGGCCTTTGCTGCTGAGAACCTGACCCTGGTGTGCTGGAGGAGCCCTCTGTGGTGGTGGGCACTGGAGGATACCAACCAGAAG GTGCAGTTTGGCTTCTGGCTGCTGCGTTACGTCTGCACATTCATGCTCTTCATTCTGGGCATGAAGGCCCCGGGGCTACCCCACAAGCCCTACATGCTGCTAATCAATGAGGAGGAACGGGACGTGGAAAACAGCCAG CCACTCCTGACTGATGGCAGCAGGACCACCTCCACCTGGAAGGATTTCCGGAGGAAGCTGCGGCTGCTGGTGCCGTACATGTGGCCGAGGGGCAACcacctgctgcaggggctggtgcTGTTCTGCATGGCACTCATGGGGCTGGAGCGGGCCATCAACGTCTTCGTGCCCATCTACTATAAGAACATTG TGAATGAGCTGACAATGGGTGCTCCCTGGCACACCCTGGCCTGGACTGTCTGCAGCTATGTGGGTCTGAAGTTCCTGCAAGGTGGAGGTGCTG GCTCCACTGGCTTTGTGAGTAACATGCGCACCTTCCTGTGGGTGTGGGTGCAGCAGTTCACCAACAGGCAGGTGCAGGTGCAGCTCTTTTCCCACCTGCACGGGCTGTCCCTGCGCTGGCACCTGGGGCGTCGCACTGGTGAGGTGCTGCGGAGCGTGGACCGGGGCACCAGCAGCATCAACAGCCTGCTCAG CTACATCATCTTCAGCATTGTCCCCACCATTGCGGATATTGTCATCAGCATAGTTTACTTCACCTCGGTCTTCAGCGCTTGGTTTGGCCTCATCATCTTCGTGTGTATGAGCCTGTACCTGA CTCTGACCATCTTCATCACTGAGTGGAGAACCAAGTACCGTCGGGACATGAACACGCGGGACAACGAGGCCAAGTCCCGGGCCGTGGACTCGCTCCTCAATTTCGAGACG GTGAAGTACTACAATGCAGAGAGCTATGAGGTGAACCGCTTTAACGATGCCATTGTCAAGTACCAG GTCTCAGAGTGGAAGGTCAGTGCCTCGCTGGGCCTTCTCAACCAGACCCAGAACCTGGTCATTGGCCtagggctgctggcagggtccctgctctgtgcctacTTTGTCACTGAAGACAAGCTGCAG GTGGGGGATTTTGTCCTCTTTGGCACCTACATAATCCAGCTGTACACGCCACTCAACTGGTTCGGGACTTACTATAG GATGATCCAGAATTCCTTTGTGGACATGGAAAATATGTTTGAGCTTTTccatgaggagcaggag GTGAAGGATGTGGTGAACGCCAGTGACCTGCGCTTGGAGGCTGGGCAGATTGAGTTTGAGAACGTGCACTTCAGCTACATAGATGG GAAGGAAATCCTGCAGGACGTCTCTTTCTCTGTGATGCCTGGGCAGACCCTGGCTCTG GTGGGACCTTCAGGCTCTGGAAAGAGCACTATCATCCGTCTGCTCTTCCGCTTCTACGATGTACGGGGTGGCTGCATCCGCATTGACGGGCAGGACATCTCCCAG GTGAAGCAGGCTTCGCTGCGTGCTCACATTGGGGTGGTGCCCCAGGACACGGTGCTCTTCAACGACACCATCGCCAACAACATCCGCTATGGACGGATCCTGGCCACTGACCAGGAGGTACAGGAGGCAGCCCGGGCTGCTGACATCCACGACCgtatcctttcttttcctgatg GATACAACACCCAGGTGGGAGAGCGGGGGCTGAAGCTGAGCGGGGGTGAGAAGCAGCGCGTGGCCATCGCACGCACCATCCTGAAGGGTCCCCACATCATCCTGCTGGATGAG GCCACATCTGCACTTGACACAGAGACTGAGAGGAACATCCAGGCTTCTCTGGCCAAGGTCTGCGCCCACCGCACTACCATCGTTGTTGCACACAG GCTCTCCACTGTGGTAGGTGCAGACCAGATCCTGGTGCTTAAGGATGGACACATAGTGGAGCGAGGGAG gcatgaggagctgctgcagaagggaGGTGTGTATGCTGGcatgtggctgcagcagcagactGGGGACGAGGGCGAGAGCAAGGAGCACCACACTGAGaagccccagagcagcaagA